In Triticum urartu cultivar G1812 chromosome 6, Tu2.1, whole genome shotgun sequence, the following proteins share a genomic window:
- the LOC125517580 gene encoding TBCC domain-containing protein 1-like isoform X2 yields the protein MEAQAPNHFSVSTVASHSHGLALANLSDLLLFPPSPASVAAMVDEPLDPPPPTPAAAAPPTPLLRPRREAFEHGLLPIPKLIFPEGTLAQTLSQLKEKLAPAAAAAGDGRVGAASLAEALQIPPDQAALAIGMLAAVLPAEDPALDAGGSGGGADLRDVLLFLYIQSYKRLVPRPHKDSPVVADVWPSTSAFDGYLSALSPIQLVRSNSRRFIPSQADEEIHQLSYLQKHMANILTLLADSVEGEGDDSLVLTMETFEHLGFLVHFSEGTSLSQAATFFANSDPDMPAAPVSAAQVHDWILQNIVSSLEFYTEKSTAKEGSQQIASDLDVTMADANTSHPRNSTTTVANPAFHRNSTFVEGFSKTSVVKHASDVKGNSVKVLNCHDSVIYILAPVKYATVYGCSDTTVVLGAVGKVIKVEHCERVHIIAAAKRICIANCRECIFYLGVNHQPLIVGDNHKLHIAPFNTYYPRLGEHLTQVGVDPSTNKWDQPFVLGVVDPHDSLSHPAGVSDVQAESATCVDPDLFTNFLIPNWFEDEVQEPTKCNPFPLPEIYQASQSKKLRATSASSTVCKATNHAVSCFRQQRCASARLFFILFAG from the exons ATGGAGGCACAGGCACCGAACCATTTCAGCGTCTCCACGGTCGCATCGCACTCCCACGGCCTCGCTCTCGCAAATCTCTCAGATCTCCTCCTCTTTCCTCCCTCCCCCGCTTCTGTCGCGGCCATGGTTGACGAGCCCCTcgacccgccgccgccgacgccggcggcggcggcgcctcCCACGCCGCTCCTCCGCCCGCGGCGCGAGGCGTTCGAGCACGGCCTCCTGCCCATCCCCAAGCTCATCTTCCCGGAGGGCACGCTGGCGCAGACCCTCTCCCAGCTCAAGGAGAAGCTCGCGCCCGCGGCCGCCGCCGCGGGTGACGGGCGCGTGGGCGCCGcgtccctcgcggaggcgctgcAGATCCCGCCCGACCAGGCGGCGCTCGCGATCGGCATGCTCGCGGCGGTCCTCCCCGCGGAGGACCCCGCGCTAGACGCCGGCGGGAGTGGTGGAGGCGCCGACCTCCGCGACGTTCTGCTCTTCCTCTACATCCAGTCGTACAAGCGCCTCGTGCCGCGCCCGCACAAGGACTCGCCCGTCGTCGCCGACGTCTGGCCATCCACCTCAGCGTTCGACGGCTACCTGTCCGCTCTCTCTCCGATCCAG CTTGTACGGAGTAATAGCCGTCGCTTTATACCTTCTCAAGCAGATGAAGAAATTCACCAGTTATCTTATCTGCAAAAGCATATGGCTAATATTCTCACTCTATTGGCTGATTCTGTTGAGGGGGAGGGGGATGATTCTCTG GTACTAACAATGGAGACTTTTGAGCACCTTGGATTTCTAGTGCATTTTTCGGAAGGAACATCCCTAAGCCAGGCAGCCACATTTTTTGCAAATTCTGATCCAGACATGCCGGCTGCTCCAGTATCTGCTGCTCAGGTCCATGATTGGATTTTGCAGAATATTGTTTCTTCATTGGAGTTTTATACTGAGAAATCTACAGCAAAGGAAGGGAGCCAGCAGATAGCGTCTGATCTTGATGTTACCATGGCAGATGCCAATACAAGTCATCCAAGGAACAGCACAACTACTGTTGCCAATCCCGCATTCCATAGAAATTCTACATTTGTGGAGGGTTTCTCCAAAACTTCTGTTGTCAAGCATGCATCTGATGTCAAAGGAAATTCAGTGAAG GTTTTGAACTGCCATGATTCCGTTATTTATATATTAGCACCGGTGAAGTATGCTACTGTGTATGGATGTTCTGATACTACCGTTGTTCTTGGTGCTGTCGGCAAG GTTATAAAGGTGGAGCATTGTGAAAGAGTGCATATTATTGCAGCTGCAAAACGAATCTGTATTGCTAACTGTCGTGAGTGCATCTTCTACTTGGGAGTAAATCACCAGCCTCTTATTGTGGGGGACAACCATAAATTACAT ATTGCTCCATTTAATACTTACTATCCAAGATTGGGTGAGCATCTGACACAAGTTGGTGTAGATCCCTCTACCAATAAATGGGACCAACCTTTTGTATTGGGAGTCGTTGATCCACATGATTCATTGTCCCATCCTGCTGGGGTTTCTGATGTTCAAGCCGAATCTGCTACTTGTGTAGATCCTGATCTATTCACAAACTTTTTG ATTCCTAATTGGTTTGAGGATGAAGTACAAGAGCCTACAAAATGCAATCCTTTTCCATTGCCTGAAATTTATCAGGCATCGCAAAGCAAGAAG CTACGGGCAACATCCGCCAGCTCTACTGTCTGCAAGGCGACTAACCATGCAGTCAGCTGCTTTCGTCAACAGAGGTGTGCATCCGCAAGACTGTTCTTCATCCTCTTTGCTGGCTAG
- the LOC125517580 gene encoding TBCC domain-containing protein 1-like isoform X1, producing the protein MEAQAPNHFSVSTVASHSHGLALANLSDLLLFPPSPASVAAMVDEPLDPPPPTPAAAAPPTPLLRPRREAFEHGLLPIPKLIFPEGTLAQTLSQLKEKLAPAAAAAGDGRVGAASLAEALQIPPDQAALAIGMLAAVLPAEDPALDAGGSGGGADLRDVLLFLYIQSYKRLVPRPHKDSPVVADVWPSTSAFDGYLSALSPIQLVRSNSRRFIPSQADEEIHQLSYLQKHMANILTLLADSVEGEGDDSLVLTMETFEHLGFLVHFSEGTSLSQAATFFANSDPDMPAAPVSAAQVHDWILQNIVSSLEFYTEKSTAKEGSQQIASDLDVTMADANTSHPRNSTTTVANPAFHRNSTFVEGFSKTSVVKHASDVKGNSVKVLNCHDSVIYILAPVKYATVYGCSDTTVVLGAVGKVIKVEHCERVHIIAAAKRICIANCRECIFYLGVNHQPLIVGDNHKLHIAPFNTYYPRLGEHLTQVGVDPSTNKWDQPFVLGVVDPHDSLSHPAGVSDVQAESATCVDPDLFTNFLIPNWFEDEVQEPTKCNPFPLPEIYQASQSKKQAVLEDTKKTIRELQLDENRKKELASALHSQFKDWLYATGNIRQLYCLQGD; encoded by the exons ATGGAGGCACAGGCACCGAACCATTTCAGCGTCTCCACGGTCGCATCGCACTCCCACGGCCTCGCTCTCGCAAATCTCTCAGATCTCCTCCTCTTTCCTCCCTCCCCCGCTTCTGTCGCGGCCATGGTTGACGAGCCCCTcgacccgccgccgccgacgccggcggcggcggcgcctcCCACGCCGCTCCTCCGCCCGCGGCGCGAGGCGTTCGAGCACGGCCTCCTGCCCATCCCCAAGCTCATCTTCCCGGAGGGCACGCTGGCGCAGACCCTCTCCCAGCTCAAGGAGAAGCTCGCGCCCGCGGCCGCCGCCGCGGGTGACGGGCGCGTGGGCGCCGcgtccctcgcggaggcgctgcAGATCCCGCCCGACCAGGCGGCGCTCGCGATCGGCATGCTCGCGGCGGTCCTCCCCGCGGAGGACCCCGCGCTAGACGCCGGCGGGAGTGGTGGAGGCGCCGACCTCCGCGACGTTCTGCTCTTCCTCTACATCCAGTCGTACAAGCGCCTCGTGCCGCGCCCGCACAAGGACTCGCCCGTCGTCGCCGACGTCTGGCCATCCACCTCAGCGTTCGACGGCTACCTGTCCGCTCTCTCTCCGATCCAG CTTGTACGGAGTAATAGCCGTCGCTTTATACCTTCTCAAGCAGATGAAGAAATTCACCAGTTATCTTATCTGCAAAAGCATATGGCTAATATTCTCACTCTATTGGCTGATTCTGTTGAGGGGGAGGGGGATGATTCTCTG GTACTAACAATGGAGACTTTTGAGCACCTTGGATTTCTAGTGCATTTTTCGGAAGGAACATCCCTAAGCCAGGCAGCCACATTTTTTGCAAATTCTGATCCAGACATGCCGGCTGCTCCAGTATCTGCTGCTCAGGTCCATGATTGGATTTTGCAGAATATTGTTTCTTCATTGGAGTTTTATACTGAGAAATCTACAGCAAAGGAAGGGAGCCAGCAGATAGCGTCTGATCTTGATGTTACCATGGCAGATGCCAATACAAGTCATCCAAGGAACAGCACAACTACTGTTGCCAATCCCGCATTCCATAGAAATTCTACATTTGTGGAGGGTTTCTCCAAAACTTCTGTTGTCAAGCATGCATCTGATGTCAAAGGAAATTCAGTGAAG GTTTTGAACTGCCATGATTCCGTTATTTATATATTAGCACCGGTGAAGTATGCTACTGTGTATGGATGTTCTGATACTACCGTTGTTCTTGGTGCTGTCGGCAAG GTTATAAAGGTGGAGCATTGTGAAAGAGTGCATATTATTGCAGCTGCAAAACGAATCTGTATTGCTAACTGTCGTGAGTGCATCTTCTACTTGGGAGTAAATCACCAGCCTCTTATTGTGGGGGACAACCATAAATTACAT ATTGCTCCATTTAATACTTACTATCCAAGATTGGGTGAGCATCTGACACAAGTTGGTGTAGATCCCTCTACCAATAAATGGGACCAACCTTTTGTATTGGGAGTCGTTGATCCACATGATTCATTGTCCCATCCTGCTGGGGTTTCTGATGTTCAAGCCGAATCTGCTACTTGTGTAGATCCTGATCTATTCACAAACTTTTTG ATTCCTAATTGGTTTGAGGATGAAGTACAAGAGCCTACAAAATGCAATCCTTTTCCATTGCCTGAAATTTATCAGGCATCGCAAAGCAAGAAG CAAGCTGTTCTGGAAGATACTAAAAAAACTATTCGGGAGCTGCAACTTGACGAAAATAGGAAAAAGGAATTAGCAAGCGCCCTTCACTCGCAGTTCAAAGATTGGCTATATG CTACGGGCAACATCCGCCAGCTCTACTGTCTGCAAGGCGACTAA